In Micropterus dolomieu isolate WLL.071019.BEF.003 ecotype Adirondacks linkage group LG09, ASM2129224v1, whole genome shotgun sequence, the DNA window TTTAGCTGCCACTTCTCAATAAACATCTATATGTCATGTTATGTAGCTAGAGTCGGCCCATGTTCATCAATACAAGGTGTGCAGTAGTATAAATTTAATTctaaaaagtaattttactGGTTTCCAGCAAGTCGCTTTATTTCTAAACACTAAATGGAAAACagttcatatacagtataagcTGTTAGGAAATCGTGCTGCATGTACAGCTCAGTTGTGGACAGCAGTCTGCAGCCACCATGCAGACCTATATGAATGAAAGCAAATTTTTTTCTCAAACTGGGAACTTCAGCTTCAGTTTCAGTTCCTCTTTACACCCAAATTATATCTGTTAACACCTTTCACTACCACATTTCACGATATATTCAGGTGGTAGGACAATTTACAGCTGTACAAATGGAACTCGGAACCACCTGAAAGTGAACTGAAAATACGGAAAGTGCTGCTCGTTAAACTGGATCTTTCAAATGTCTTAAATGATGTCCTACGTGGTGTAGATGTTAGCAAATATTAAAGGCCGCAGTAGATTTTGGGACGCAGCCGAATGAGACATTCTCTGCAAAGAGGAGAGAGCGGCATATATTATGACTCGTGGTTAAAGCATACTTTGAACCAGCCACACCTCTTTTTTATCTCTGGACTTGTCTATTTCCTTCTTCAGAATGTCCACCTTCTTGAAAGACTCCAAGCTGTCAACGCTGTAGATGAGTACAAAGCCGTCTGCCACTGAGTAGTAGTGTTTGGGGAGGTCTTGTCCATCGTGGAGGCCTTTGGTGTCATAAAGCCTCAGCTGTTCCTTCACACCGCGGTCAGTTTCCACTGAGGCCACATACACATCCTCCTGGGTCTCACTGGACTCAGAGCCTGGAGAACGCAGACAACACACTCAGAAAACCCGGACTGGTACacttcagtcagttttcactaCAAGGGAAACCATTCAGTGATGAAATTGTTTTCAAATAGATGAAGGTCATCTAATTGGAGCCACAAAAGACTCCGACATTGAACCAATATGAATCCAAATTTGACCTGTAACGTTACGTATAATGGTGCAACTGACGGATAATGTGACTCCATAACGTTACTTACCTACAGTGTGATTTCCGTACAGCAACTGTTCCAATATGGCAGTTTTTCCAACTGCTGCCTGGCCACACACCACAACTTTACAGCCTTTCCCCATTTCGAGCCTGCGATATATGAACAGAAAACGCGACAACAGTTGCTCTAAACCAGCTCGGACTCAACCCGGGGGTTTGGCTcgcaccttcttcttctttagtgtTTATTGGCGGCTGTCCTTCGGTTCGCTGCGTTTTGTTGTTTAGCCTAGCTAGATaacaggctaacgttagccgtaGCAACTCATTCCGCGTcatacaaacaaaccaaatgcGGACCACTCTTTGTATATCACTGGCACATTCGGGTAGAGTCACTTACTTGAATCAGGTGAATAACTAGCTGTCTAGCAAGGCTTTAAATGTAGCATCACAACCAGAGCATCCATACTGCTCTGCTAGCACTGATAAGGCTCAGTCAGTCACTGCGCGTGCGCGGCCACCGAAGTTCACTAGCACTATGGCACCAGcatgattgttttttgtttataaaacgCGTCTGCTATATATTGTGTAATAATGTTACATAAGAGTTGTGACACCGTATTTACATGCACTGTGCAGTTTGCAAGTTTTGTTGGTGCTTACTATTACTGTTGTTTTATTGCttactattattattgtacacacacacgtttacagTTTTAGAATACTCTATAATTCTAAATCTTTCCGTCTTTTTCACTGTCTATATTCGATACAATATTTTGAAGGAAACAAAATTTGTCTCCAATTCACCAAGTTTTCTCCATAACCCTAAGCCCACAAGAAACTTCCTGGAGACAGGGATACACCTGGTATGCAGTTcctgatgtatttatttaaacacttattctttgaACTGCCAACTTCTCCTAGGAATATACTACTAGGCTATTAAGTTGTAAGATCATTGAGACCTTGACTGCTGAATCTCTAAGAAGTTGCAGCACACGCCAGTGGGTCAGTCAATCAGGAAGTAGCCTAAGCTACACTGTTATCTGATAGTTGTTCACCAGCTTACAAGCTGGTGAACAACTATACAGTCAatgcatttaaattcatttaTGCAGTTATGTCTGTAGTCAATATGGCTGTAATTTGCTTGATCAATAAAGGCTACACActaattgtgtccttatttttTCTCTAGACTAGGCCTACTACAGTACTATGTGATTAACCTATGttgtaaaattactttttaattcaAAATGATATTAAATTGTAAATAGGGCACCTGTTTAATATTCGAAATAACCACGAAGTATCAAGAAAAGGTGTGGGGGGGGGAAATTTACCTAAGACTACATTTCCTATCAGCCCAACAAAGGAAATGCGTCACTGTCGTTTTCATAAGGCATGCTGGGTACGTTGCCTCTCTCTTTCCGGCTGGTACGCCATCATGTAAGCGAGTATTTCTATACTTTTGTACAAAACGCAATCCATAAAAATCATCATGTATAAACTTTAATCTACTTGTTTTACCCAGGCTATCGGTTAGCGACTTATTAACGATCTACAAGCGTCAACTATTTTTAGACTAACATTGTTAAGAACACAGATTACTGCCCTGTTTTAACGGTGTCGAGATGCAGTCTAGCCGGTAGCCGCTGACACTGCTAGCCGCAGTAGAAAGCTAACATGTTACCATGCTGTATTgacatttgtgtatattttcaggtttgtttttttaaatatatttgagaTTGACCCGTGCAATGTTCTATTTGTGGTCATGCTAGAACAGTCTGGTGGAGCAGGGAGTGATAAGATACGCGGCCAACACaagcatgctaacgttagcgttATTTCTGTTAGCTACTCGAAAAGCATGGATTTTTGTACACTTGCACCTAGAATAATGGGTTCCGTATTCTTTAATAAGAGACAGCTGGTGGCCTTTCCTTCCGTTAAGTGTATTACCGGTAGTTTTAAGGCTAGTGTGAAAATGTTAAATCCGAGTCTCGGTGGTCTTGAATCATGTGCCATTAAAACCATCGACTTTGATCTAAAATACAGCAATCTTTTGTTCAATAACATTACCTGAGCTAGGCAGCAACTAATCCAAGTTctagctgtgttttggtttgaaAAAACTTGCAGACTTGCTCATAAGTAAAACACTCCAATGTGATTTCAGTAAGCGTTGTTCAGGTTAACAGTCACAGGTTGTTATAGATTGAAATGCAGGTGCTGACTGCATGTTGTCCTCATTTTCTTAATTGCATCAAAAACAAGCTGTATAATACATAGAACTTACAAGaggtatgtttttgttttctcagatAAGTCAACATGGGAGCATATAAGTATATGCAGGAGTTATGGCGCAAGAAGCAGTCCGATGTGATGCGTTTCCTGCTCCGCGTCCGTTGCTGGCAGTACCGTCAGCTGTCCAACCTCCACCGTGCTCCCAGACCCACCAGACCTGACAAGGCCCGTAGGCTGGGCTACAAGGCCAAGCAGGGTGAGAGTGGAGCCCAGAGTTACACCTGCACATGTCTGGTCCAACATCATGTCTGCCTACCTTGCCAATCATGTGTTTAATGTCATTCCAACAGGTTACGTAATCTATCGCGTCCGTGTGCGCCGCGGAGGCCGTAAACGCCCTGTGCCCAAGGGTGCCACCTACGGCAAGCCCGTGCACCATGGCGTCAACCAGATCAAGTTTGCCCGCAGTTTGCAGTCCACTGCTGAGGTACGTTCATTTTAGACTGTGGCTTAAAGGCGATGGAACAGTGAGTTGTTTTTGCTGGTATGATGATACTTTTGAACACATAGTACTTGACCATAATTTCCAGAATGGTCTAGGACCGCATAATGAGTCAGTTTCTATTGATATGATTGTAATGGTGGCTGTTTAAAAAAGGTCAAAAGGTGTTGAAATGTCCTGGAACCTGAGAACGCTGTTGGGTTTACACCATACATCGGCATAGTCCACTGTCCATCTGTAGTGTGTTCCAAACACTCAGTGATTTCACACCTTGTGATTTTTCAAGCTCACAAACATATATTCCCCTGGTCATGTTAGAGTATCAGCATCGTGCTCCTGTTGGTCAGAAGTGTAGTACCAATTTGGTTTGGTAAAGAGGTAGACTTAGAGATTGCATGGCAGCAGTTGGATTTGAATTTGATATATTGGGTTGCTGACACTAAATATTAAGTTTTAATTGATCGTTGATGGCTGACTTGGTAACATCTTGCATATAGAGCTGAAGTTGATTAAGGGCTGGAGTCCATTTAGCTGGTTCAATTTCAGGGGTGTGCTACTGCAAGGTCACAGCTCACTGGCACATTAGAATTTTATTGActgacttaaaaataaaaaagtgaattAGAAAGTTTGATCTTCTCCTGagaattttctgcttttctttgtcatattgTGTGAATTGAAgatctttgggttttagaccGATGGTCAGAAAACCAGGAGGTTTAAGATGCCACCATAGGCTCTGGGAAATATAATActgacaaaagtaaaaattgacagataatcagtaatgaaaataattagtaGGTACAGCTATACATGTTCTTTTCCTACTGCCTGTTTAAGCATTGAAAAAaccagagggggaaaaaaagcacatCTTCAGCACAATGTACCAAATGAGTAAGTTTCTCAAAGTGCCAGCACAGTTGGAACTTATATTAATGGCTGTGTTGCATGTAGTTGTACTCACTTATATCCATTGTTTATGAAAGCTCCAATTGTTGGATGTTATCTGAAATGTGTTACGTACATGATGGTGTTGTCTCATTCATACATAGCAATACAGCCTGTATGTCGGGCTGTATTGCTCAGCCTGGTTCTGAACCAAAGCAAACAGCCCTGCAGTGCAAAGATACTGaaaacattcagtgttttaATATGATTTATGAACTACTGATGAAAAAGGTAGAGGTAAAATGAGCTTAGGTCACATAAGCAGTGGACAAAGTGTTGTGACTGCCGATGTTTGTGTTATGTATTTGCAAAATTAAACCTGTAGCTGCAGGTGTGAGATTGAATGTGTCCACATTGGTCGGCATGATCACTGTCATATGAACATGTGCCCAGTTTAATGCCACTAAAGCACAATATTTTAGTGGTTTAAAGTGTTGCCAAACAAAGTTGTGTACACAGATTGATAAGTCTACTGGTTTGGCCAGTAAAAATCATTCAGTCACTGGACTATATTTTTGTTTCCTAGGAGCGTGCTGGCCGTCACTGCGGAGGCTTGCGAGTGCTGAGCTCCTACTGGGTGGGTGAGGATTCCACCTACAAGTTCTTTGAGGTGATTCTGATCGACACCTTCCACAAGGCCATCAGACGCAACCCAGACACCCAATGGATCACAAAGGCTGTGCACAAGCACAGAGAGATGCGTGGCCTGACATCTGCAGGAAAGAAGAGCCGCGGCCTGGGCAAGGGCCACAAGTTCCACCTGACCATCGGAGGCTCCCGCCGTGCAGCCTGGAAGAGGCGCAACACCCTGCAGCTGCGCCGCTATCGTTAGAGCGCGCCACATGTctgtacattaaaaaaataaacaacccTTTTTATGGTGAGACTGGTGTCTGGTTCATTCagtttgaatattattgttttaaacaGAACTTGATCTTTTCAACTCTCACTACCAGTGTGCACAAAAAGCTTAGAGAAATCTTCCTTTATAAACTTTGGTAATCTTACTGGGGACTTCACTGTTGATTAGAGTTCCTCACAAGCCGCCTGATTACCCTCCCTCACTTTCCTGTTGCATCTGCAAATGAACACATGTTGACAACAAACAGGTCTATCagctgtgtgggtgtgcagggcCTGTAAGGACAATGGAGTGTAAGAATGACCAGTTGTGAAGATCAGTCCATTCCATGGTTGGACTGCAGGCTCACAGAATTTTGAATCTATTTATTATGAAACATCTTACTTTCCAATTATTTTAACTATTATATAGCACCTTTTTACTAAGTtgttacaattaaaaaaaaaaaaaaaaaaactataaaatccCAGATGTACAATTTAAGTAAAACGGATGCACTGTAAAGGGCAGCCAGGATTGGTGTGATGCAGTCTCAGAACATGGTAACGGCCTGCTAGCAGCATTTTGTTAAAGTTTTGGTTACAAGTCTTTAGATGTTTTGCCTGCTGATACCAGAACAAAGTGTGTAACAATAATCTAGTctaaaggaaataaaagcatggataCCCTGATCTGGGGTAAATGTCTCTGTTGGACATAGCAGGAATACACCACAAGAGACCGAAAAATACACATAGGTTACACGCCTATTTTTAACATTAGATAAAAGCACAAACTACAGAAGTGATTGTTAAAACTGCTGGTGCAGGGACCAGAATGGGTAATTATGACTTTTGATTGAGTCATTCCACTGCAGGACACTTGGACATCCAATTCCTAATTTCAGTGATTATATTATGTCTACATGTGATTTGCCCCAGGGGTTTACAGTAGGTATATAGTAAACAAGAGGGGACCCCACAgaagagaggagcaggaggtgaGGAGGCATCTCCAACAGAGAAGGACCTGTTGGACAGATaaaggtgctggtcatataattagaatatcatcaaaaagttgatttatttcagtaattccattcaaacagtgaaacttggatattatattcattcatcacacacagactgatatatttaaaatgtttatttcatttaattgtgatgattaaaactgacaactaatgaaaatcccaaattcagtatctcggaaaattagaatattacttaagaccaatacaaaaaaaggattatGAGAAATGTTGGCCTACTGAAAagcatgaacatgaaaagtatgagcatgtacagcactcaatacttagttggggctccttttgcctgaattactgcagcaatgcggcgtggcatggagtccatcagtctgtggcactgctcaggtgttatgagagcccaggttgctctgatagtggccttcagctcttctgcattgttgggtctggtgtatcgcatcttcctcttcacaataccctatagaaaatctatggggtaaaggtcaggccagtttgctggccaattaagaacagggacaccatggtccttaaaccaggtactggtagctttggcactgtgtgcaggtgccaagtcctgttggaaaatgaaatctgcatctccataaagttggtcagcagcaggaagcatgaagtgctctaaaacttcctggtagacggctgcgttgaccttggacctcagaaaacacagtggaccaacagcagcagatgacatggcaccccaaaccatcactgactgtggaaactttacactggacttcaagcaacgtggattctgtgcctctcctctcttcctccagactctgggaccttgatttccaaaggaaatgcaaaatttactttcatcagagaacataactttggacctcTCAGCAGCAGNNNNNNNNNNNNNNNNNNNNNNNNNNNNNNNNNNNNNNNNNNNNNNNNNNNNNNNNNNNNNNNNNNNNNNNNNNNNNNNNNNNNNNNNNNNNNNNNNNNNctcttcctccagactctgggaccttgatttccaaaggaaatgcaaaatttactttcatcagagaacataactttggacctctcagcagcagtccagtcatttttgtctttagcccaggcgagacgcttctgacgctgtcttgttcaagagtggcttgacacaaggaatgcgacagctgaaacccatgtcttgcatacgtctgtgcgtggtgcttcttgaagcactgactccaactgcagtccactctttgtgaatctcccccacatttttgaatagcttttgtttcacaatcctctccagggtgcggttatccctattgcttgtacacttttttctaccacatcttttccttcccttcgcctctctattaatgtgcttggacacagagctctgtgaacagccagcctctttagcaatgaccttttgtgtcgtgccttccttgtgcaaggtgtcaatggtcgtcttttggacagctgtcaggtcagcagtcttccccatgattgtgtagcctacagaactagactgagagaccatttaaaggcctttgcaggtgttttgagttaattagctgattagagtgtggcaccaggtgtcttcaatattgaaccttttcacaatattctaattttctgagattctgattttggggttttcattagttcattagttataatcatcaaaattaaaaggaatgaacacttgaaatatatcagtcttcgtggaatgaatgtatacattatacaagtttcactttttgaatggaattactgaaataaatcatctttttgatgatattctaattatatgaccagcacctgtagatgAACCAAACCAGCGCCACATCACTGATGCCAACATTTTTCAGACAGCTGATTTAAGCATTGTGGTCCACTGTGTCAAAGGCTGAGCTGAGGAATAAGAGATGTCAAGGAGATCTCCAATTAAGTACACGCCTGTGTCTGCGGCAAGCCGCGTCAGTGTGTGTAACTGGTGAGAAAAGCATCAGACACAACGCTTCAAATGAAAACACTACACCAGCCACATCTAATGATCATGACCTGCCGTACTAGCCAGTCAGAGAGAGTTAAAAACCCTATTCAATTCAAAATGACGAATACTTCAAACAATACTCAGATAATGGTGAGACACAGAGCGCTGTTACAAACTAGGTGGAAAAACATGGGTTTCCACTGCTAAACTCCTTCAGTGTTTTTTCTATGAATTTGCCCTCAATACTCTGAATACACAGCCATCCACTACCGTTATTAAATTTTAGAGCGCATCCAGCTAAACAGTTGGTGGCACTAATTCTCCGTTCAGGTGCCATTAATTCATTGCAGAAGAAGTGGGTGCAACGAGCTGATGTAATCAAAAGCACGGCAATAACAATCTAAAAGGTGGATAACAATATGGTAAACGTGATGGAAACATGGCATTTTTGCTCGTAATGTCATGTATTCATTTGAGGGAGGTTAAAGTTTGCAGACAGAAACGGACCTAATTTGAAAGGGGCACCAGCAGACAGACGCTGTTAGAGACCAGCTGGTGAACAAAGTGGAGCATGTAGCAGCTAAAGGGCCAGATATAACCCTCAGTAGTTAATTAAAAGAGAGTAAATATTGATATTACATACATTCATCAAGTGACACAAACTAAAttccaaaagaaaaataaggtTGCCTTTTATAttgatatatatttattgagAAATATGAGCGATAAGGAATAAACACGGTCATGACTATTTtaatatatagtgtatatagGGTATTTGCTCTATGATCTATCAGAGTttgtttaaactttttatttagaaTCTGGTATGTGTTTCACATCTACTCCAACCATGGTCTGGATGTAGAAGTGAACCGTCCCTGGCTTTGTTTTTGGCATCATCTTGTGGATCCACCGATAAGTGCATGGTGCTGAGGAGacattcttcttttcttttccctgGTAAATGGTGAGGGTTGGCTTGTCGTTCTGCATCACTTTCGTGTCATGCGGTGGAGCTTTCTTGTGTGCAAAAGGAGGCAGTGACCTCTTGTTCTTGTCGGTGGTGCCAACAGGGCCGGTATTCTTGGCCAGGAGTTTGTAGGAAAGTGTTGTATGTCTACCCTTGCCCTAATAAGGCTCCGTCAACTTCAGAACCACACTCTTCACGAGACTCTGAGTAGCGGGGCGGCTCAGATCCATCCATGGACCAGATACAGTATTTCGTCTCCACATCAGCAGGGATCCAGAACTTGATTCTGAATTAGGCAGGTTTCCTCAGCATGTATTCAGTGAAGGGGCAGCAGGCTTT includes these proteins:
- the nkiras1 gene encoding NF-kappa-B inhibitor-interacting Ras-like protein 1 isoform X2, coding for MGKGCKVVVCGQAAVGKTAILEQLLYGNHTVGSESSETQEDVYVASVETDRGVKEQLRLYDTKGLHDGQDLPKHYYSVADGFVLIYSVDSLESFKKVDILKKEIDKSRDKKEPALPFAIIECVSYVLR
- the nkiras1 gene encoding NF-kappa-B inhibitor-interacting Ras-like protein 1 isoform X1; translation: MGKGCKVVVCGQAAVGKTAILEQLLYGNHTVGSESSETQEDVYVASVETDRGVKEQLRLYDTKGLHDGQDLPKHYYSVADGFVLIYSVDSLESFKKVDILKKEIDKSRDKKEVTVIVLGNKTDLRECRQVDQEVAQQWARGEKVKLWEVSVTERNSLIEPFTQLTSRLTQPQSKSAFPLPGRKSKGTPSNDI
- the rpl15 gene encoding 60S ribosomal protein L15; protein product: MGAYKYMQELWRKKQSDVMRFLLRVRCWQYRQLSNLHRAPRPTRPDKARRLGYKAKQGYVIYRVRVRRGGRKRPVPKGATYGKPVHHGVNQIKFARSLQSTAEERAGRHCGGLRVLSSYWVGEDSTYKFFEVILIDTFHKAIRRNPDTQWITKAVHKHREMRGLTSAGKKSRGLGKGHKFHLTIGGSRRAAWKRRNTLQLRRYR
- the nkiras1 gene encoding NF-kappa-B inhibitor-interacting Ras-like protein 1 isoform X3, which codes for MGKGCKVVVCGQAAVGKTAILEQLLYGNHTVGSESSETQEDVYVASVETDRGVKEQLRLYDTKGLHDGQDLPKHYYSVADGFVLIYSVDSLESFKKVDILKKEIDKSRDKKEPALPFAIIE